Within Streptomyces albofaciens JCM 4342, the genomic segment GCTGGTCGGCCGGTCGCCCGGCAGCGGGCTCAGCATGGCCTCGATCAGTCTGCCGAACAGGCCCGGGACGGTCACCGGGCGGTGCGGGGCGGTGGCGGCGGTTTTCCGTTGCACGGCGCGCGGCGCGCCGTCGGGGTAATCCACGTGCCGCCGCCCCGTCGCGCTGAGGAAGAAAGAGGCGCCCAGCGCGTACACGTCCGATGCGGTGGTGGGCGCCGCCGTTCCCGTTTCCAGAATGCTCCGGGAGATTTCCGGGCTTTCGTAAGGGACGAGGCTGCCCGGGTACGGGAAATCGACCGCGTCCGGCACCGTTCCGCCGTGCGCCAGGGCGAGGCCGATGAGCGTGGCGGTGCCGGCGGGGCCGATGATCAAGTGGTCCGGCCGGATGTCCCCGTGGACCCACCCCGCCTCGTGCAGCGCGACGAGCGCGTCGGCACACGCGTGCGCGGCGTCGAGGGGTGGCGGGACCCCGCCCTCGCGCTGCGGCTCCCACAGTTCGTACAGGCTGGGTCCTTCGTGCCACGGCTGCGCGTTCCAGGTCCCGTACGGCCACGTCCCGTAGACCGCGAACGTATCCAGCAGCTGGAGGACCACGGCCTCGCGGGCCGGGGCCACACCGGTCCAGTCCTGCCCGGGATGATCGTCCGACTCGGGTACGGGGCGCCCGACCTTCACGGCGTACCGCTCCGCCGCGGTCCGTACGTCCCAGACGGTGGACCCGCGGCGATTGGTCACCAGGCGCACCCCGGTGGGGGTGAGGGCCACGGCCACGCCGTTCGGGAGGGGGCAGGGGGAGCAGGGTTCCACGGTGCCGTTCCCTTCCCGCTAGGCCTTCGGCGCGCGGATGGTGCGCGGCCGTCGGACGTGCTCGTCGAACCGGATGTGCGCCCCACACGTCTCCCGCGTGTGCTTCGCCGCCCAGGCGTCCAGCGCCCGCGGGTCGGTGACCCGGGGCGAGCGGGCCCAGCAGGGGCCGGACGCGTCTTCGTGTACGCATTCCAGGCGGTAGGTGGCGGGCTGTTCCGAGGTCATTGCGTGCCCCTCTCGTGTACCGGTTTCCTGACCAGCCAACTCCGGTACGGATTCCGGCGGTACGGTGCTCACCGAGGCGCAGTTTTAACGTCCTTAAACGGGAGTTGAGCGGCCATGGCACAGCGGACACCCAACTGCGCGTTGCGACGTCTGTTCACGGAGAGCGGCTGGTCCCTCGATCAGTGCGCGCGGGCGGTCAACCGGGTGGGCACCGAGGTCGGCAGAACACTTCGGTACAACGAGTCCGCCGTGCATCACTGGCTCGGCGGTACGTTGCCGCGCGAGCCCGTGCGGCCCATCGTCCTGGAAGCGTTCGCGCGGAGGCTCGGCCGTCCCGTCACCCATGCCCAGGCCGGATTTCCCGTGCCGGCCGTTCAGGCGTCCGAATTCGTGGGTACGTTGGAAGGGCTGGTCGAATTGGGGAGCATGGACGTGGACCCTTCGCGGCGTGGGCTGTTGGGAGCCGGACTGTTCTCCGTCGCCCTGACCATTCCTGGCTGGCAGGACGTCGTGGCGAGGGCGGAAGGCATCCGGACCGGGAAGAGCGCGCACATCGGCATGAGCGATGTGCGGATGGTCGTCGCCATGTCGGAGCGCGTATCGGAGCTGGACGACGAATTCGGTGGGCGCTACGCGCGGCCCATGGCGGCGTCATTCCTGATCAATACGGTGGCACCGGCCCTCGCGGCGGACGGTACGGAAGAGGTCCGAACGGCCTTGCGGTCCGCCGCGTCGATTCTGTGTTACCGCACCGGCTACATGGCCGTGGACGAGGGGGAACACCACCTGGCGCAGCAGTACTACCTCAAGGCGCTGGAGCTGGCGGGGGCGGCAAACGATCCCTTCGCGTACAGCACGGTCCTCCGCGGGATGAGCGTACAGGCGATCAACCTCGGCCATGGCGCCGATTCCCTGCGGCTCGCGGACGCTGCTGGTGCCGTGTCGCCGCAGGCGGGGCCGCGGATGCGGGCGTTCCTGGCGGGGCAGCAGGCGCACGCCGCGGCGCGCACGGGGGACCGGGCAGGTGCGCTGAGCCATATCCGCGCGGCGGAATCCGCGATGGAGCGGGCCGAAACGCAGGTGCGGATGTGGGGCTCGTACAGTGCCACCGCGCTCTGCTACCACACCAGTCAGGTGCGCTACGAATTCGGTGACAAGGCCAGGGCTCTCCAGGCGATGGAGGAGGCGGACCGGGTACGCCAAAGCGTGTACCGGCGCGATCGCGTCCACTATCGCGGCCTGCTCGCCGAACGCCAACTGGAACTCGGCCACCTCGAAGCCGCCTGCCACACCTGGAACCTGGCGCTGGACGACTACCCGCTCGTGAAGTCCGGCCGAGCCGACGACCGTATGCGGCGGATGGCCGCGTTCATCCGTCCGTACCGGAAGAACGCCGCCGCCCGCGCGCTGTACGAGCGGGCCCGGCCGCTGCTCAAGGTCTAGTACCGGCCGCGTAGCAGGCATCCGGATCGTCG encodes:
- a CDS encoding tetratricopeptide repeat protein produces the protein MAQRTPNCALRRLFTESGWSLDQCARAVNRVGTEVGRTLRYNESAVHHWLGGTLPREPVRPIVLEAFARRLGRPVTHAQAGFPVPAVQASEFVGTLEGLVELGSMDVDPSRRGLLGAGLFSVALTIPGWQDVVARAEGIRTGKSAHIGMSDVRMVVAMSERVSELDDEFGGRYARPMAASFLINTVAPALAADGTEEVRTALRSAASILCYRTGYMAVDEGEHHLAQQYYLKALELAGAANDPFAYSTVLRGMSVQAINLGHGADSLRLADAAGAVSPQAGPRMRAFLAGQQAHAAARTGDRAGALSHIRAAESAMERAETQVRMWGSYSATALCYHTSQVRYEFGDKARALQAMEEADRVRQSVYRRDRVHYRGLLAERQLELGHLEAACHTWNLALDDYPLVKSGRADDRMRRMAAFIRPYRKNAAARALYERARPLLKV
- a CDS encoding protein kinase; translated protein: MEPCSPCPLPNGVAVALTPTGVRLVTNRRGSTVWDVRTAAERYAVKVGRPVPESDDHPGQDWTGVAPAREAVVLQLLDTFAVYGTWPYGTWNAQPWHEGPSLYELWEPQREGGVPPPLDAAHACADALVALHEAGWVHGDIRPDHLIIGPAGTATLIGLALAHGGTVPDAVDFPYPGSLVPYESPEISRSILETGTAAPTTASDVYALGASFFLSATGRRHVDYPDGAPRAVQRKTAATAPHRPVTVPGLFGRLIEAMLSPLPGDRPTSAEVRSVLACQP